The proteins below are encoded in one region of Aeromonas jandaei:
- a CDS encoding methyl-accepting chemotaxis protein, with protein sequence MSALSVQGRITLIAGCCLLVTAAALVASSLYNANKMQAQVRQATMHEAQQSAENWMKAMGAEQAAKVTSYLDEAYFRATLLAENVLFQRKNAADNFVHSEALRGAINQQLHDAAASSTNLLGVYAVFEPDQLDGEDSNYQGSSEIGSNDKGRFSTYWAYDNGKLVPEVQNEDVLADETPTASGGVENEWYRCSIRTKALCLLEPYLDDVGDKKVLITSVSTPLLDNGNLLGMVGVDISLTALQNLVSTMDKELYDGKGRILLVSHEGRVAGADQFDVTLGRALEQKYQGLAADLKGWLNQGQELSRWSSDGSILQTFVPVTMRGTDRKWGIYIELPRAVVLASAQQLQEALASESSRSVATQLGIGALISLLALSFIWLMARQIVAPIRAVVARLKDIATGEGDLTQRIEIHRQDEIGELAKWFNSFLNKLQSTISQVIATVEGTRTSAEQAAHVAERTSSGMQTQYQEVDLVATAFEELSATALQVSGNASSAVAAANETDAAAQEGKYVVADTQEAMRKLMAIINNALPVVERLSANSDNINDILTVIQGIAEQTNLLALNAAIEAARAGEQGRGFAVVADEVRNLAGRTQNAIVEIQKLISELQSGTGAVVKAIHDGHGQADQTLGKVDLSVRVLEQIIQSVSTIHQMNEQIARAAQEQSRVADEINRNVSNIRDVSHTIRAEAATSAENGRELSALADKQQQLVGQFKV encoded by the coding sequence ATGAGTGCTCTTTCTGTCCAGGGTCGGATCACCCTGATTGCCGGTTGTTGTTTGTTGGTTACCGCAGCCGCTCTGGTTGCTTCATCTCTTTACAATGCCAACAAGATGCAGGCGCAAGTGCGACAAGCAACAATGCACGAGGCTCAGCAATCGGCAGAAAACTGGATGAAAGCGATGGGTGCTGAGCAGGCTGCCAAGGTGACCAGTTATCTGGACGAGGCCTATTTCCGGGCGACTCTGCTTGCTGAAAATGTGCTGTTCCAGCGCAAGAATGCGGCCGACAACTTTGTTCACTCCGAGGCGCTACGTGGCGCTATCAACCAGCAGCTGCACGATGCCGCAGCCTCTTCCACCAATCTGCTCGGCGTTTACGCTGTGTTTGAACCCGATCAGCTGGACGGAGAGGACAGCAACTATCAGGGCTCCAGCGAGATTGGCTCCAATGATAAAGGGCGTTTTTCAACCTATTGGGCCTATGACAACGGCAAGCTGGTACCTGAAGTGCAAAACGAGGATGTGCTGGCTGACGAAACGCCGACCGCATCTGGCGGCGTTGAAAACGAGTGGTATCGTTGCAGCATCCGCACCAAGGCGCTCTGCCTGCTTGAACCATATCTGGATGACGTCGGCGATAAAAAGGTTCTGATCACATCGGTGAGCACCCCTTTGCTGGATAACGGCAACTTGCTGGGGATGGTTGGCGTCGATATCTCTTTGACTGCATTGCAGAATCTGGTTTCCACCATGGACAAGGAGCTCTATGACGGCAAAGGCAGGATCTTGCTGGTCAGCCATGAAGGGCGTGTGGCAGGTGCTGATCAATTCGATGTCACGCTGGGGCGAGCACTGGAGCAGAAGTATCAGGGGCTGGCTGCTGACCTGAAAGGGTGGCTCAACCAAGGACAGGAGCTGAGCCGCTGGAGCAGCGACGGCTCCATACTGCAAACTTTTGTCCCCGTGACCATGCGTGGTACCGATCGCAAGTGGGGCATCTATATCGAATTGCCCCGAGCCGTGGTGCTTGCATCGGCCCAGCAGCTGCAAGAGGCGCTCGCCAGTGAATCAAGCCGCAGCGTCGCCACCCAGCTCGGGATTGGCGCGCTTATCTCCTTGCTGGCTTTGAGCTTTATCTGGCTGATGGCCCGTCAAATCGTTGCCCCCATCCGTGCCGTGGTTGCCCGACTCAAGGATATTGCCACTGGTGAAGGGGATTTGACCCAGCGCATCGAAATTCATCGTCAGGACGAGATCGGCGAGCTGGCCAAGTGGTTCAACAGCTTCCTCAACAAACTGCAATCGACCATCAGTCAGGTCATCGCTACTGTAGAAGGAACGCGTACCAGTGCCGAGCAGGCGGCGCATGTCGCCGAGCGCACCAGCAGCGGTATGCAGACCCAGTATCAGGAGGTCGATCTGGTCGCTACTGCCTTTGAAGAGCTCAGCGCAACTGCTCTGCAGGTGTCCGGCAACGCCTCTTCGGCGGTGGCTGCGGCCAATGAAACCGACGCTGCTGCACAAGAGGGCAAGTATGTGGTGGCCGATACCCAGGAGGCGATGCGCAAGCTGATGGCCATCATCAACAATGCACTGCCGGTGGTTGAACGGCTCTCCGCCAACAGTGACAACATCAACGATATTCTCACCGTGATCCAGGGGATTGCGGAGCAGACCAACCTGCTGGCGCTCAATGCGGCCATCGAGGCAGCGCGGGCCGGTGAACAGGGTCGTGGTTTTGCCGTGGTGGCGGACGAGGTGCGTAATCTGGCGGGTCGTACCCAGAATGCGATTGTCGAGATCCAGAAATTGATCAGCGAACTGCAGTCCGGTACCGGGGCCGTGGTCAAGGCAATCCACGATGGTCATGGTCAGGCTGACCAGACCCTTGGCAAGGTCGATCTCTCGGTGCGGGTACTGGAGCAGATCATCCAGTCGGTCTCCACCATCCACCAGATGAACGAGCAGATAGCCCGGGCGGCGCAGGAGCAGAGCCGGGTGGCGGACGAGATCAACCGCAACGTCAGCAACATTCGCGATGTGAGCCACACCATCCGCGCCGAGGCGGCGACTTCCGCCGAAAACGGTCGCGAATTGTCGGCACTGGCCGACAAGCAGCAGCAGCTGGTGGGTCAGTTCAAGGTGTAG
- a CDS encoding transcriptional regulator GcvA, with product MSRRLPPLNALKAFEAAARHLSFTRAAEELFVTQAAISHQIKALEEYLGIKLFRRKNRSLLLTEEGQGYFLDIKDIFASISEATDKLLARSAKGALTVSLQPSFAIQWLVPRLVKFSERHPDIDVRIKAVDLDEGSLTDDVDVAIYYGRGNWPGLRSDKLHTEYLIPVCSPLLLTGPKPLRTPQDLTLHTLLHDTSRRDWKAWFRQLDIDAPNVNQGPIFSHSTMVIQAAIHGQGVALGHSVLAQPEIEAGRLICPFEQVLVSKNAFYLVCQEQQSDQGKIVAFRDWMLELVEQEEARRRARLADA from the coding sequence ATGTCTCGTCGTTTACCCCCGCTCAATGCCCTCAAGGCGTTCGAAGCTGCGGCTCGTCACTTAAGCTTTACCCGGGCTGCGGAAGAGCTGTTCGTTACCCAGGCTGCCATCAGTCATCAGATCAAGGCGCTGGAGGAGTATCTTGGCATCAAGTTGTTCCGCCGCAAGAACCGCTCCCTGCTGTTGACGGAAGAGGGGCAGGGCTACTTCCTCGATATCAAGGATATCTTCGCCTCCATTTCGGAAGCGACCGACAAGCTGCTGGCGCGCAGCGCCAAAGGGGCGCTGACGGTGAGCCTGCAGCCGAGTTTTGCCATCCAGTGGCTGGTGCCGCGGCTGGTGAAGTTCAGCGAGCGCCATCCCGACATTGATGTGCGGATCAAGGCGGTTGATCTGGATGAAGGCTCCCTGACCGATGATGTTGATGTGGCTATCTACTACGGCCGTGGCAACTGGCCGGGTCTGCGCTCGGACAAGCTTCACACCGAATACCTTATCCCCGTCTGCTCCCCCTTGCTGCTAACTGGCCCGAAGCCACTGCGCACTCCGCAGGATCTGACCTTGCACACTCTGTTGCACGACACTTCCCGCCGCGACTGGAAGGCGTGGTTCCGCCAGCTCGATATCGATGCGCCCAACGTCAATCAGGGCCCCATCTTCAGCCACTCAACCATGGTGATCCAGGCGGCGATCCACGGTCAGGGGGTGGCGCTTGGCCACAGCGTGCTGGCTCAGCCCGAGATTGAGGCTGGCCGCCTCATCTGTCCGTTCGAGCAGGTGCTGGTGAGCAAAAATGCCTTCTATCTGGTTTGTCAGGAACAGCAGTCCGATCAGGGCAAGATCGTAGCCTTCCGCGACTGGATGCTGGAGCTGGTGGAGCAGGAAGAGGCCCGCCGCAGAGCGCGACTCGCCGATGCATGA
- a CDS encoding alpha/beta fold hydrolase, protein MHEVIREGAVDAPVRILLAHGAGAGMEHIFLAELSRLLAGPDIEVVRFNFPYMSKRALDGKRRPPDRQPVLLAHWREMVREFAHPRLFLAGKSMGGRMAAEISDEIYCEMNAAGLLILGYPFHPPARPDRWRGEVLKQIKTPTLLLQGERDTFGSRAELADFPFSSAVSAHWLTDGDHGFKPRKSSGLCEQDNLQQAASRIRQFVGVVPALV, encoded by the coding sequence ATGCATGAGGTGATCCGTGAGGGGGCAGTTGATGCCCCCGTTCGCATTTTATTGGCACATGGTGCCGGCGCCGGAATGGAACATATCTTTCTCGCCGAGCTGTCGCGGCTGCTGGCCGGGCCGGATATCGAGGTGGTGCGCTTCAACTTTCCCTATATGAGCAAGCGAGCTCTGGATGGCAAGCGTCGCCCGCCAGACCGGCAACCCGTCTTGCTTGCCCACTGGCGCGAGATGGTGCGGGAATTTGCCCATCCCCGGCTGTTTCTGGCTGGCAAGTCGATGGGAGGGCGGATGGCGGCCGAGATCAGTGACGAGATCTATTGCGAGATGAATGCTGCAGGTTTGCTCATTCTCGGGTATCCTTTCCACCCCCCGGCTCGGCCCGACCGTTGGCGGGGTGAGGTACTCAAGCAGATCAAGACGCCGACCCTGCTGCTGCAAGGGGAGCGCGACACTTTCGGTTCTCGCGCCGAACTGGCCGATTTTCCTTTCTCATCCGCCGTATCGGCCCACTGGCTGACCGATGGTGATCATGGTTTCAAGCCGAGAAAGAGCAGTGGTCTTTGCGAGCAGGACAATCTGCAACAGGCCGCCAGCCGGATACGGCAATTCGTTGGTGTTGTGCCGGCGCTGGTTTGA
- a CDS encoding DUF423 domain-containing protein, with the protein MSIHRHWLVLAGLFGLTATMLGAYGAHGLAATGIAPERLAAFNTAVQYQFFHALALLVLGWCGVRSKVITVAGTAFVLGILGFSGSIYAMVLLGSKGLGLITPAGGLCFMLGWAALIWAGCRLGGKNE; encoded by the coding sequence ATGAGTATCCATCGACACTGGCTGGTGCTGGCCGGTTTGTTCGGGCTGACGGCAACCATGCTGGGGGCTTACGGTGCCCACGGACTGGCCGCCACCGGCATTGCTCCCGAGCGTCTGGCGGCCTTTAATACCGCCGTGCAGTATCAGTTTTTTCACGCACTGGCCCTGTTGGTACTGGGTTGGTGCGGGGTGCGCAGCAAGGTGATTACCGTTGCCGGCACCGCATTTGTGCTGGGGATCCTGGGATTCTCCGGCAGTATTTACGCCATGGTGCTGCTTGGCAGCAAGGGGCTGGGGCTCATTACCCCGGCCGGTGGCCTCTGTTTTATGTTGGGATGGGCGGCTCTTATCTGGGCTGGCTGTCGTCTTGGAGGAAAAAATGAATAA
- the rlmM gene encoding 23S rRNA (cytidine(2498)-2'-O)-methyltransferase RlmM has product MNNLLLYCRPGFEKEAAAEITERAGNMQCYGFARVKDDSGYVIFELYDEEQADLLARKLPFRELIFIRQMLVVTHDLKDLDVADRITPIIDAVREYTICGDLRVETADTNEAKELSAFCRKFTVPLRQALRNNEILTKKETPNRPVFHAFFMANDHVLLGYSYSFNNSGFHMGIPRLRFPADAPSRSSLKLEEAFYVFVPREEWDTRLCSGLKAVDLGACPGGWTYQLVRRGMMVTAVDNGMMAQSLMDTGQVKHVRDDGFVWRPSKKNTYWLVCDMVDKPARVVHMIADWFRENDCQEAMFNLKLPMKKRYAESVHNIEVLREMLKEIDNAFVIQAKQLYHDREEITVHVYNKYWVSKLQPKA; this is encoded by the coding sequence ATGAATAATCTGCTGCTTTATTGCCGCCCCGGTTTTGAGAAAGAGGCGGCTGCAGAGATCACCGAGCGTGCCGGTAACATGCAGTGCTACGGTTTCGCCCGGGTCAAGGACGACAGTGGTTATGTGATATTCGAACTGTATGACGAGGAGCAGGCGGATCTGCTGGCTCGCAAGCTGCCGTTCCGCGAGCTTATCTTTATCCGTCAGATGCTGGTGGTCACCCACGATCTGAAGGATCTGGATGTTGCGGATCGGATCACCCCCATTATCGACGCTGTTCGCGAATACACCATTTGTGGCGATCTGCGGGTAGAGACTGCTGACACCAACGAAGCGAAAGAGCTGTCGGCCTTCTGCCGCAAGTTCACCGTGCCGCTGCGTCAGGCGCTGCGCAACAACGAGATCCTCACCAAGAAGGAGACGCCGAACCGCCCGGTGTTCCACGCCTTCTTCATGGCCAATGATCACGTGCTGCTGGGTTACTCCTACTCCTTCAACAACTCCGGATTCCATATGGGGATCCCGCGTCTGCGCTTCCCGGCCGATGCGCCGAGCCGCTCCAGCCTCAAGCTGGAAGAGGCATTTTACGTGTTCGTACCGCGAGAAGAGTGGGATACGCGTCTCTGCTCCGGCCTGAAGGCGGTGGATTTGGGGGCTTGCCCGGGTGGCTGGACCTATCAGCTGGTGCGTCGTGGCATGATGGTGACGGCGGTCGATAACGGCATGATGGCGCAATCTCTGATGGATACCGGTCAGGTCAAACATGTGCGCGATGACGGCTTTGTCTGGCGTCCGAGCAAGAAGAACACCTACTGGCTGGTTTGCGACATGGTCGATAAACCGGCACGGGTCGTTCACATGATTGCGGACTGGTTCCGGGAGAATGATTGCCAGGAGGCGATGTTCAACCTCAAGCTGCCGATGAAGAAGCGTTATGCCGAATCGGTGCACAATATCGAGGTATTGCGTGAGATGCTCAAGGAGATCGACAACGCGTTCGTGATCCAGGCCAAGCAGCTCTACCACGATCGTGAAGAGATTACCGTGCATGTCTACAACAAGTACTGGGTTTCCAAGCTGCAACCCAAGGCCTGA
- a CDS encoding isocitrate dehydrogenase — translation MSKRTITVIPGDGIGPSIIESAIQILTHAGCDFEYEYADAGLVALEKHGELLPQATLDLIEKNKVTLKGPLTTPVGGGFTSINVSLRKKFNLYANVRPVISFKGTKSRYENIDIITVRENTEGMYSGAGQKRSDDNKSAEAMSIITREGAERIVKFAFELARQEGRKKVTIIHKANILKSTSGLFLEVAREIASHYPDIQSEEMIVDAACMNLVMYPERFDVMVTTNLFGDILSDLCAGLVGGLGMAPGANIGDGAAIFEAVHGSAPDIAGKNIANPTSVILASIQMLEYLGMQDKAERIREAVRTTIESGDRVTRDLGGSASTSEFTQAIIERL, via the coding sequence ATGTCCAAAAGAACAATTACCGTTATCCCGGGCGACGGCATTGGCCCCAGCATCATCGAATCAGCCATCCAGATCCTGACCCACGCAGGCTGTGATTTCGAATATGAGTATGCAGATGCGGGTCTGGTTGCCCTTGAAAAGCATGGCGAACTGCTGCCACAGGCGACACTGGATCTGATCGAGAAGAACAAGGTCACCCTGAAAGGGCCGCTCACCACTCCGGTTGGCGGCGGTTTTACCTCCATCAACGTCTCCCTGCGCAAGAAATTCAACCTCTACGCCAACGTGCGTCCGGTCATCTCCTTCAAAGGCACCAAGAGCCGTTACGAGAACATCGACATCATCACGGTGCGCGAAAATACCGAGGGGATGTATTCGGGCGCGGGCCAGAAGCGCAGCGATGACAACAAGAGCGCCGAGGCGATGAGCATCATCACCCGCGAGGGGGCCGAGCGCATCGTCAAATTCGCCTTCGAGTTGGCCCGTCAGGAGGGGCGCAAGAAGGTCACCATCATCCACAAGGCCAACATCCTCAAGTCAACCTCCGGCCTGTTCCTCGAAGTGGCTCGTGAGATCGCCAGCCACTACCCGGATATCCAGAGCGAAGAGATGATCGTCGATGCCGCCTGCATGAATCTGGTGATGTATCCGGAGCGCTTCGATGTGATGGTCACCACCAACCTGTTTGGCGACATTCTCTCGGACCTGTGCGCCGGTCTGGTTGGCGGTCTCGGCATGGCGCCGGGTGCCAACATCGGCGATGGTGCAGCTATCTTCGAAGCGGTACACGGCTCGGCGCCGGATATCGCAGGCAAGAACATCGCCAACCCGACCTCGGTGATCCTCGCCTCCATCCAGATGCTGGAGTACCTTGGCATGCAGGATAAAGCAGAGCGGATCCGCGAGGCGGTACGCACCACTATCGAATCCGGTGATCGGGTTACCCGGGATCTGGGTGGCAGCGCCTCCACCAGCGAATTTACTCAGGCCATCATCGAGCGGTTATAA
- the xni gene encoding flap endonuclease Xni, translated as MSNLRPHLLIIDALNLIRRLHAVQSQQALTPAQALVATRANLVNTCRKLLANSEPTHVIAVFDGEVHSWRKEIYPAYKEGRTPMPPELREWLGTLQDAFWECGIDALLSETDEADDLIATLASGIAQHEARATIISTDKGFCQLICPQIQIRDYFNKRWLDAAFVEQQYGVAPTQLVDFWALTGIGGSNIKGVPGIGPKTATQLLLQYGDLATMLAASEQEEAAKALLKLRQHREEALLAQRLVRLQQDIPLGFNLRDIRYPPQPE; from the coding sequence ATGTCAAATCTAAGGCCACACCTGCTTATCATCGATGCCCTCAACCTCATCCGCCGTCTGCACGCGGTGCAATCACAGCAGGCGCTGACTCCTGCCCAGGCGCTGGTCGCCACCCGCGCCAACCTCGTCAATACCTGCCGCAAGTTGCTGGCCAATAGCGAGCCGACCCATGTCATTGCCGTGTTTGATGGCGAGGTGCATAGCTGGCGCAAGGAGATCTATCCGGCCTACAAGGAGGGACGTACTCCCATGCCACCGGAGCTGCGCGAATGGCTGGGTACACTGCAGGATGCCTTCTGGGAGTGCGGTATCGACGCCCTGCTTTCAGAAACCGATGAAGCAGACGATCTCATCGCCACCCTGGCCAGTGGCATTGCCCAACACGAGGCAAGGGCTACCATCATCTCCACCGACAAGGGGTTCTGCCAACTTATCTGCCCGCAGATCCAGATCCGCGACTACTTCAACAAGCGCTGGCTGGATGCCGCCTTTGTCGAGCAGCAATACGGGGTTGCGCCGACACAACTGGTCGATTTCTGGGCGCTGACAGGTATCGGGGGCTCCAACATCAAGGGTGTTCCGGGGATTGGCCCCAAGACCGCAACCCAACTTCTGCTGCAGTATGGTGATCTGGCCACCATGCTAGCTGCCAGCGAGCAGGAAGAGGCAGCGAAAGCGCTGCTCAAGCTGCGTCAGCACAGGGAAGAGGCGCTGCTGGCCCAGCGATTGGTGCGGTTGCAACAGGATATTCCGCTGGGATTCAACCTGCGGGACATCCGTTACCCGCCCCAGCCCGAATAA
- the ppnN gene encoding nucleotide 5'-monophosphate nucleosidase PpnN → MITHINPVGSMDLLSQLEVDRLKQTASSDIYQLFRNCSLAVLNSGSHTDSSKEILERFKSFDIHVIRRERGVKLELFNAPEHAFVDGEIIRGIQEHLFSVLRDILYVSNQLESNRQVNLTNSTHISNVVFAILRNAKVIQPGADPNLIVCWGGHSINEIEYQYTRAVGNELGLRELNICTGCGPGAMEGPMKGAAVGHAKQRVRNGRYIGLTEPSIIAAEPPNPIVNELVILPDIEKRLEAFVRLGHGIIIFPGGVGTAEELLYLLGIMMNPANERQPMPIILTGPKESADYFRAIDDFVKATLGEPATRLYRIIVGDAPEVARVMKEAMPKIREYRKSVGDAYSFNWSLKIEPEFQLPFEPDHANMASLDLHRNQPPQLLAANLRRAFSGIVAGNVKEGGIRAIEKKGPFKLHGDKELMHLMDKLLESFVKQQRMKLPGSQYVPCYEIVR, encoded by the coding sequence ATGATTACGCATATAAATCCGGTCGGCAGCATGGATTTGCTGTCACAGCTTGAGGTCGATCGCCTCAAGCAGACAGCCTCCAGCGATATCTATCAGCTGTTTCGCAACTGTTCACTGGCGGTGCTCAACTCTGGCAGCCACACCGATAGCTCCAAAGAGATACTTGAGCGTTTCAAATCGTTTGATATTCACGTGATCCGGCGCGAGCGCGGGGTCAAACTCGAGCTGTTCAACGCGCCGGAGCACGCCTTCGTCGATGGCGAGATCATTCGCGGCATTCAGGAGCACCTCTTCTCGGTGCTGCGCGATATCCTTTATGTCTCCAACCAGCTCGAATCGAACCGTCAGGTCAATCTGACCAATTCGACCCACATCTCCAACGTGGTCTTTGCCATCCTGCGCAACGCCAAGGTGATCCAGCCAGGCGCCGATCCCAACCTGATCGTCTGCTGGGGCGGCCACTCCATCAACGAGATCGAATACCAGTACACCCGGGCAGTCGGCAACGAACTGGGTCTGCGCGAGCTCAACATCTGTACCGGCTGTGGCCCGGGCGCCATGGAAGGCCCGATGAAGGGTGCTGCTGTTGGCCACGCCAAGCAGCGGGTACGCAACGGCCGTTACATCGGCCTGACCGAACCCTCCATTATCGCGGCCGAGCCGCCCAACCCCATCGTCAACGAGCTGGTGATCCTGCCCGATATCGAGAAGCGACTGGAAGCCTTCGTGCGCCTCGGCCACGGCATCATCATCTTCCCGGGCGGAGTAGGTACGGCAGAAGAGCTGCTCTATCTGCTCGGTATCATGATGAACCCGGCCAACGAACGCCAGCCGATGCCCATCATCCTGACCGGCCCGAAAGAGAGTGCGGACTACTTCCGTGCCATCGACGACTTCGTCAAGGCGACCCTGGGTGAACCGGCTACCCGCCTCTACCGGATCATCGTCGGCGATGCACCGGAAGTGGCACGGGTAATGAAAGAGGCAATGCCGAAAATTCGCGAATATCGCAAATCGGTCGGCGATGCCTACTCCTTCAACTGGTCGCTCAAGATTGAGCCGGAGTTCCAGCTCCCCTTCGAGCCGGATCACGCCAATATGGCCAGTCTGGATCTGCACCGCAACCAGCCGCCCCAGCTGTTGGCAGCCAACCTGCGTCGCGCCTTCTCCGGCATCGTCGCGGGCAACGTGAAAGAGGGCGGCATTCGCGCCATCGAGAAGAAAGGCCCCTTCAAGCTGCACGGCGACAAGGAGCTGATGCACCTGATGGACAAGCTGCTGGAGAGCTTCGTCAAGCAGCAGCGGATGAAGCTGCCGGGCAGTCAGTATGTGCCTTGCTACGAAATCGTACGCTGA
- a CDS encoding GGDEF domain-containing protein, which yields MNDIAAVAGQLARLRESLQQKQLELDGVLSFSDAERARGIQFINKLMLSCRGFDRELDNRFAKLKQKLDGNPAFTSLDADLLAIEKLLQQHSNAIEESMTLTQAAIDLGSRQLKTIKGFPEETRKSLKEFLASPAGYGIADHQKKVIRLLEFYQQAIKIQLLPSQPLLVNPEQPTAESEANPGEPQTENDAFDLKEHVRLADELQRLITELDFAGSIGESLSDIRRQLLIGINPALLAETSLQVIELIIEGTREERKASRAFLSTLNESLSAVHVGFTESLDEGRALHNETKETREALVNELQAIDQTLASHNTLDALKEAISGHMGAINQLLQERENTAARERHLLTRLSTMESKLRLMKEETAEYKKRLTIQKHKLFLDSLTQVHNRAALDERLEQEYKRWLRYRTPLCMAIIDIDHFKNINDNYGHMAGDKALKVVAKALQSALRDTDFIARFGGEEFVVLLPNINPDKFQKPLETLRQTIKSIPFRFRDAKVEITISIGATLFKEGDNPSDVFERADKALYHSKHTGRDQVTLA from the coding sequence ATGAATGATATCGCTGCCGTAGCAGGACAATTGGCAAGGCTAAGGGAATCCCTTCAGCAGAAACAGCTGGAGCTCGACGGAGTACTCTCATTCTCCGATGCAGAGCGTGCCCGCGGCATTCAGTTTATCAACAAGCTGATGCTCTCCTGCCGTGGCTTCGACCGTGAGCTGGACAACCGCTTCGCCAAACTCAAGCAGAAACTGGACGGCAACCCCGCATTCACTTCTCTTGACGCCGATCTGCTGGCTATCGAAAAACTGCTGCAGCAGCACAGTAATGCCATCGAAGAGTCGATGACCCTGACCCAGGCCGCCATCGATCTGGGCTCCAGGCAACTCAAGACCATCAAGGGCTTCCCGGAAGAGACCCGCAAATCCCTCAAGGAATTTTTGGCCAGCCCTGCCGGCTACGGCATTGCCGACCATCAGAAGAAGGTGATCCGGCTACTGGAGTTCTACCAGCAGGCCATCAAGATCCAGCTGCTGCCAAGCCAACCCCTGCTGGTCAATCCGGAGCAACCCACAGCCGAGAGTGAAGCGAACCCCGGCGAGCCCCAAACAGAAAACGATGCCTTCGATCTCAAGGAGCATGTCCGTCTGGCCGACGAGTTGCAGCGTCTCATCACCGAGCTCGATTTTGCCGGTTCCATCGGCGAGAGCCTGAGTGACATTCGCCGCCAGCTGCTGATCGGGATCAACCCCGCTCTGCTGGCCGAAACCAGCCTGCAGGTGATCGAACTCATCATCGAGGGCACCCGTGAGGAGCGCAAAGCCTCCCGCGCCTTCCTGAGCACCCTCAACGAGAGCCTTTCCGCCGTTCACGTCGGTTTTACCGAGTCGCTGGATGAAGGACGCGCCCTGCACAACGAGACCAAAGAGACCCGCGAGGCGCTGGTGAACGAGTTGCAGGCCATCGATCAGACGCTGGCCAGCCACAACACTCTCGATGCGCTTAAAGAGGCGATTTCCGGCCATATGGGCGCCATCAACCAGCTGTTGCAGGAGCGCGAAAACACAGCGGCAAGGGAGCGCCATCTGCTCACCCGCCTCTCCACCATGGAGTCCAAGCTCAGGTTGATGAAGGAGGAGACCGCCGAGTACAAGAAGCGGCTCACCATCCAGAAGCACAAGCTGTTCCTCGACAGCCTGACTCAGGTACACAACCGGGCCGCCCTCGATGAACGGCTGGAGCAGGAGTACAAACGCTGGCTGCGCTACCGCACGCCGCTCTGCATGGCCATTATCGACATCGATCACTTCAAGAACATCAATGACAACTACGGTCATATGGCGGGCGACAAGGCGCTGAAAGTGGTTGCCAAGGCGCTGCAAAGCGCACTGCGTGACACCGACTTCATCGCCCGCTTCGGCGGCGAGGAGTTTGTGGTACTGCTGCCCAACATCAATCCGGACAAGTTCCAGAAGCCCCTTGAAACATTGCGCCAGACCATCAAGAGCATCCCGTTCCGCTTTCGGGATGCCAAGGTGGAGATCACCATCTCCATCGGTGCCACCCTGTTCAAGGAGGGGGATAACCCGTCCGATGTGTTCGAGCGGGCGGACAAGGCGCTATACCACTCCAAGCATACCGGTCGGGATCAAGTGACTCTGGCCTGA